A window from Citrus sinensis cultivar Valencia sweet orange chromosome 3, DVS_A1.0, whole genome shotgun sequence encodes these proteins:
- the LOC127900780 gene encoding zinc finger BED domain-containing protein RICESLEEPER 4-like translates to MSGHSRSNSMSDDDNQSVQMEGTQKAKRKRPAMKKRSATWNHFTLLEDNPNKCKCNYCGRQYQCHSRRDGITNMRNHILACLAYKTFREQQEGSQQNLTTEGGEGNASNMVLAKGWSQDACRRAVTKMIIMGELPFSFVDNKGFRHFCSVAIPQFVMPSRRTVGRDVIDLFLEEKIMLKSLICNNKQRVSLTTDL, encoded by the coding sequence ATGTCTGGACACTCAAGATCGAATTCAATGAGTGATGATGACAATCAAAGTGTTCAAATGGAAGGAACTCAAAAGGCAAAGCGGAAAAGACCAGCGATGAAGAAAAGATCTGCGACGTGGAATCATTTTACTTTGCTCGAGGACAATCCAAACAAATGCAAGTGCAACTATTGTGGTAGACAATATCAATGTCATTCAAGGCGTGATGGGATTACAAATATGAGAAATCATATACTGGCTTGCCTTGCATACAAGACATTCCGGGAACAACAAGAGGGAAGTCAACAAAACTTGACAACTGAGGGTGGGGAAGGAAATGCAAGTAATATGGTTTTGGCTAAAGGGTGGAGTCAAGACGCTTGTAGAAGGGCAGTCACCAAAATGATCATTATGGGTGAGTTGCCATTTAGTTTTGTGGATAACAAAGGGTTCAGGCATTTCTGTAGTGTAGCTATTCCACAGTTTGTTATGCCATCTCGGAGAACTGTTGGTAGGGATgttatagatttatttttggaagaaaagataatgttgaagagtttgatttgCAATAACAAACAGCGAGTGTCTCTTACCACTGATTTATGA
- the LOC127900779 gene encoding uncharacterized protein LOC127900779, whose product MKLNNQNYNTLSTCIESYLQGQDLWEVGGASEATQPTAKDANGFLQKWKIKSSKAMFALKTTIEEEMLEHVQDAKTPKEAWDTLVTFYSKKNDTRLQLLKNRLPSIAQCDMRIAQYFHKVKSIRCKISKLDPTTALGDARKKRIIIHGLRPQYRGFVATVQ is encoded by the coding sequence ATGAAGCTCAACAACCAAAATTATAACACGTTGTCAACATGCATAGAGTCCTACCTACAAGGTCAAGACCTTTGGGAAGTTGGCGGTGCTAGTGAAGCCACACAACCAACGGCCAAAGATGCCAATGGCTTTTtgcaaaaatggaaaattaaatcaagCAAAGCAATGTTTGCTTTAAAGACcacaattgaagaagaaatgctGGAGCACGTTCAGGATGCCAAAACACCGAAGGAAGCATGGGACACTCTTGTTACATTTTATTCAAAGAAGAATGATACAAGGCTGCAACTTCTTAAGAATAGACTCCCATCGATTGCGCAATGTGATATGAGGATTGCTCAGTACTTCCACAAGGTGAAGTCAATACGctgcaaaatttcaaagttagaTCCAACAACTGCTCTTGGGGATGCaaggaaaaagagaataattataCACGGTTTAAGACCCCAATACCGAGGGTTTGTTGCCACTGTACAGTGA